From Zavarzinella sp., one genomic window encodes:
- a CDS encoding DMT family transporter, translated as MTNGKHISPTDQRAINRGRWCILSAAILWSCSGLLTRMLQLPTALHLNEPALTSIQIAVFRAFFAGIFFVPLLVRVRNWNFRPLMAPMVCCFALMNATYVTAMALGSSANAILLQNSSPFFVFLYVVLVMKEPADRRSLYALLVGMLGIVIIVVGGSSLAGSRWDILLLGLASGVTYAGIILFLRALRDQPAEWLTCINHLGSAFFLSLAIFILHGGSYFLEWITTPTWQQLLFLLFFGTIQMGLPYWLFARGLRTVNPQEAGAITLLEPLLNPLWAYLISPETDTPTYFTLIGGMLILSALAYRYSVPGLLSQKVRSRRATSTNNQTIK; from the coding sequence GTGACAAACGGAAAGCATATTTCACCCACAGATCAGCGGGCAATCAACCGTGGCAGGTGGTGCATCCTATCAGCTGCAATTCTCTGGAGTTGTAGCGGCCTGCTGACACGGATGTTGCAGTTACCCACGGCACTGCATCTCAATGAACCAGCACTGACTTCGATTCAAATTGCCGTCTTTCGTGCGTTTTTTGCCGGAATCTTTTTTGTACCGCTATTGGTTCGGGTGCGAAACTGGAATTTTCGCCCACTGATGGCACCAATGGTTTGTTGTTTTGCACTGATGAATGCAACGTACGTTACTGCTATGGCATTGGGAAGTTCTGCCAACGCCATACTCTTGCAGAATTCATCGCCATTTTTTGTGTTTCTGTATGTGGTGCTGGTAATGAAAGAACCCGCAGATCGGCGGAGCCTTTATGCACTCCTGGTTGGGATGCTGGGAATTGTCATCATTGTGGTGGGTGGCAGTAGTCTTGCGGGCAGTCGCTGGGATATTCTTCTGCTGGGACTGGCGAGTGGTGTCACGTACGCAGGGATTATTCTTTTCCTGCGTGCACTGCGCGATCAACCCGCAGAATGGCTAACCTGTATCAATCACCTGGGGAGTGCATTTTTTCTCTCGTTGGCGATTTTCATTCTGCACGGTGGAAGCTATTTTCTGGAATGGATTACCACACCTACCTGGCAACAACTCTTATTTCTGTTATTTTTCGGCACAATTCAGATGGGATTACCTTACTGGCTGTTTGCACGTGGACTGCGAACTGTCAACCCACAGGAAGCGGGTGCAATTACATTACTGGAACCACTGTTGAACCCACTGTGGGCTTACCTGATTTCTCCGGAAACCGATACCCCCACGTACTTTACTCTGATTGGCGGGATGCTGATTCTCAGTGCCCTTGCCTACCGATACTCTGTGCCAGGATTGCTTTCTCAGAAAGTCAGATCTAGAAGAGCCACTAGTACCAATAATCAAACGATCAAATGA
- a CDS encoding metalloregulator ArsR/SmtB family transcription factor encodes MDMNLDAVFAALADPTRRAILGILAKGEATVQQLVKPFRMSQPAISRHLKVLEGAGLIDTNTQGTSRPRKIRGEALAQVAHWLEEYRQIWEHNFKQLDELLAETANQDDSAGNKKD; translated from the coding sequence ATGGATATGAATTTGGATGCTGTTTTTGCGGCACTTGCGGACCCCACTCGACGAGCAATTTTGGGTATTCTGGCAAAAGGGGAGGCCACTGTGCAGCAATTGGTTAAGCCCTTCCGAATGAGCCAGCCAGCGATCTCGAGGCACCTGAAAGTGCTTGAAGGTGCTGGGCTGATTGATACGAACACCCAGGGGACTTCTCGCCCACGGAAAATCCGTGGGGAAGCGTTGGCCCAGGTGGCTCATTGGCTGGAAGAATACCGCCAGATCTGGGAGCACAACTTTAAGCAATTAGATGAATTGCTGGCAGAAACTGCTAACCAGGATGATTCTGCTGGCAACAAAAAAGACTGA
- a CDS encoding DUF1559 domain-containing protein — protein MLMKRKLKSAERTAFTLIELLVVIAIIAILIGLLLPAVQKVREAANRSKCQNNLKQIVLALHNYEDAYKRYPAGNSRMFVELMPFLEQDNIVRSYASNAAVTSVNKVAILTCPSNERGTGLHVITSSSESSYSSSSASITYGRVDYVASAGRSTAPYEGVFRTNNLQPTHASVTDGLSNTIGFGEYAGKNCHATTGSCYMAWAAAPCVKWSNYSPTPVNGPQWNSNFGFSSAHTAGGNFAMMDGSVRMVRYFGYYTSGTNASYLTWLRMCGRADGEVMSNEI, from the coding sequence ATGTTGATGAAAAGAAAATTAAAGAGTGCAGAACGGACAGCGTTCACCCTGATTGAACTACTGGTAGTTATTGCCATTATCGCAATTCTTATCGGTCTTCTCTTACCAGCAGTGCAAAAAGTGCGTGAAGCTGCAAATCGGAGCAAATGCCAGAATAATCTGAAACAAATTGTTCTGGCATTACACAATTATGAGGACGCATACAAGCGTTATCCAGCCGGCAACAGCAGAATGTTCGTAGAACTGATGCCATTCCTGGAGCAGGACAATATCGTCCGCTCTTATGCATCGAATGCAGCAGTTACTTCAGTAAACAAGGTAGCCATCCTGACTTGCCCTTCCAACGAGCGTGGTACAGGGTTGCACGTAATTACCAGTTCATCAGAAAGTTCTTACAGTAGCAGTTCTGCATCAATCACTTATGGAAGAGTTGATTACGTTGCCAGTGCTGGCAGAAGCACAGCACCGTATGAAGGAGTTTTTCGCACAAATAATTTACAACCTACTCACGCTTCAGTTACGGATGGCTTGTCCAATACGATTGGCTTTGGTGAATATGCCGGGAAAAATTGCCATGCGACAACAGGTAGTTGTTACATGGCCTGGGCAGCTGCGCCATGTGTGAAATGGAGTAATTATTCACCGACACCTGTAAATGGACCACAATGGAACAGTAATTTTGGGTTCTCATCTGCCCACACTGCTGGTGGTAACTTTGCCATGATGGATGGTTCTGTGCGAATGGTGCGATATTTCGGCTACTACACGAGCGGGACCAATGCAAGTTATTTAACCTGGTTGCGAATGTGTGGGAGAGCAGATGGTGAGGTGATGAGCAATGAAATCTAA
- a CDS encoding class II glutamine amidotransferase, whose amino-acid sequence MEGIQHECGIAALYQLPGGDVSKLIPGQNPNNVHRLIPRMLIDMQNRGQLAAGMTSYQPERIELLETYKEIGTVMEAFRLSRSDKMEKILNDHSGRAAIGHVRYATSGSDDNSRSYAQPFERKHGCKWKWFSFAFNGQLANFEHLRSELLKSADYHLVRDNDTEVIMHYISHQLGQVNDRPSLKEVFTRLSSLFDGAYNIVYLNALGDMVVMRDPKGIRPLSYAIDGNFFGAASENIALSNLGFQNIQVLEPGEMIVIEDGKLEKFRYAPKQASAHCFFEWVYFANAASTIDHKSVYLTRVALGKALAKQQLERNDVVIDEDTIVVPVPDTAAWCRRCHGTGIEHPLYGRIDEEPCGWPHLH is encoded by the coding sequence ATGGAAGGAATACAGCATGAATGTGGTATTGCAGCACTCTATCAGCTACCGGGGGGTGATGTTTCGAAGCTGATTCCGGGTCAGAATCCCAATAATGTCCACCGATTAATCCCACGCATGCTGATTGATATGCAGAACCGTGGTCAATTGGCTGCCGGCATGACCAGTTATCAGCCAGAGCGAATTGAACTGCTGGAAACTTATAAAGAAATCGGCACGGTGATGGAGGCTTTCCGGCTGAGTCGCTCGGATAAGATGGAAAAAATCCTGAACGACCATTCCGGGCGTGCAGCAATCGGCCATGTGCGATATGCCACCAGTGGTTCCGATGATAATTCCCGATCCTACGCCCAACCATTCGAACGGAAGCACGGTTGCAAATGGAAGTGGTTCTCTTTTGCATTTAACGGTCAGTTGGCCAATTTCGAACATCTGCGTTCAGAATTATTGAAAAGTGCAGACTATCACCTCGTTCGTGACAACGATACCGAAGTTATTATGCACTACATTTCCCACCAACTGGGTCAGGTCAATGATCGCCCTTCTCTCAAGGAAGTTTTTACCCGTCTGAGCAGTCTGTTTGATGGTGCGTACAACATCGTATATTTGAATGCTCTTGGCGACATGGTGGTGATGCGAGATCCCAAGGGGATTCGTCCGCTTTCCTATGCCATTGATGGTAACTTTTTTGGTGCTGCCAGCGAAAATATCGCCCTTTCGAACTTGGGTTTTCAGAACATTCAGGTACTGGAACCTGGCGAGATGATTGTCATTGAAGATGGTAAGCTTGAAAAGTTTCGCTACGCACCGAAGCAGGCATCTGCGCATTGCTTTTTCGAATGGGTTTATTTTGCAAATGCTGCAAGTACGATCGACCACAAAAGTGTCTACCTGACTCGAGTTGCACTGGGCAAGGCCCTTGCGAAACAGCAACTGGAAAGAAATGATGTGGTGATTGATGAAGACACGATTGTGGTGCCCGTCCCGGATACAGCCGCGTGGTGCCGCCGATGCCATGGCACGGGAATTGAACATCCCTTGTATGGAAGGATTGATGAGGAACCGTGCGGTTGGCCGCACCTTCATTGA
- a CDS encoding cryptochrome/photolyase family protein, translating to MPKSKSTIRNLVIVLGDQLDRESVVFDDFDQHQDAVWMAEVKTESTHVWSHRARIAVFLSAMRHFRNELLDKEYVVHYRELGDPNNCHTLGGELSKTLKEIQVEKILCVPPGDFRVWKELKAVITELSVPVDWVTDRHFLCTTEELQNMHAGGNNFAWNIFIEKCGRSTRS from the coding sequence GTGCCAAAGTCTAAAAGTACTATCAGAAATCTGGTGATCGTTCTCGGTGACCAACTCGACCGCGAATCTGTCGTATTCGACGATTTTGACCAGCACCAGGATGCAGTTTGGATGGCGGAAGTGAAAACAGAATCGACGCATGTGTGGTCGCACCGTGCCCGCATCGCGGTTTTTCTCAGCGCGATGCGGCATTTTCGAAACGAACTGTTAGATAAAGAGTATGTGGTACACTATCGGGAACTGGGAGACCCAAACAACTGCCACACATTAGGTGGTGAATTGAGTAAAACCCTGAAAGAAATTCAGGTTGAAAAAATCCTTTGCGTCCCACCTGGGGACTTTCGTGTGTGGAAAGAACTGAAAGCAGTAATAACAGAACTTTCAGTTCCAGTTGATTGGGTGACTGATCGCCACTTTCTTTGCACAACAGAAGAATTGCAAAACATGCACGCGGGCGGAAACAACTTCGCCTGGAATATTTTTATCGAGAAATGCGGCAGAAGTACCAGATCTTAA
- a CDS encoding cryptochrome/photolyase family protein, with protein MEVLENLARAAFPALEIQPDSLTKEVLALVDQHFPEHPGELKHFAWPVTPTDGRRVLEHFVTHLLPNFGTYQDAMWTEEPFLYHSRLSVALNLKLIHPLQVVKRAEEAYQCGAAPLEAVEGFIRQILGWREYVRGIYWLYMPEYLTKNALNATLPLPKMYWTGDTDYHCLQQAIGQTLKFGYAHHIQRLMVTGLFSLLLGVDPQRVHEWYLAVYVDAVEWVELPNTLGMSQFADGGIMASKPYAATGKYISRMSNYCKTCRYRPEKSTGDDACPFTTLYWEFLLRNEKALLKNQRMSLQMRNLERLSNTEREEIYQHAQRIRLKVLA; from the coding sequence GTGGAAGTTTTGGAAAATCTGGCCCGGGCAGCATTCCCCGCCCTCGAGATTCAACCAGATTCGTTGACAAAGGAAGTGCTGGCACTAGTCGATCAGCATTTTCCTGAACATCCAGGAGAATTAAAGCACTTTGCCTGGCCAGTGACGCCCACGGATGGTCGAAGGGTACTCGAGCATTTTGTGACGCACCTGCTGCCGAACTTTGGTACGTATCAAGATGCTATGTGGACAGAAGAACCATTTCTGTACCACTCCAGGCTCTCTGTTGCCTTGAATCTCAAACTGATCCACCCACTGCAAGTGGTAAAGCGAGCAGAAGAAGCATACCAGTGTGGTGCCGCACCGTTGGAAGCTGTGGAAGGGTTCATTCGCCAGATTCTGGGTTGGCGGGAGTACGTGCGTGGGATCTATTGGCTCTACATGCCGGAATATCTCACAAAAAATGCACTCAATGCAACTCTCCCCCTGCCAAAGATGTACTGGACCGGGGATACCGATTACCACTGTTTACAGCAAGCTATTGGCCAGACATTAAAATTTGGCTACGCCCACCACATCCAGCGGTTGATGGTTACAGGATTATTCTCATTGCTGCTTGGTGTCGATCCGCAACGAGTTCATGAATGGTATTTGGCCGTCTATGTGGATGCAGTGGAATGGGTGGAACTGCCCAACACCCTGGGAATGTCGCAATTTGCAGATGGTGGCATCATGGCCTCCAAACCTTACGCTGCAACTGGCAAATATATATCTCGCATGAGTAACTACTGCAAAACCTGTCGCTATCGTCCTGAAAAATCAACCGGCGACGATGCATGCCCCTTTACCACCCTCTATTGGGAATTTTTATTGCGTAACGAAAAAGCACTTCTCAAAAATCAGCGAATGAGTTTGCAGATGAGAAACCTCGAACGGTTGAGTAACACGGAGAGAGAAGAAATATACCAGCACGCCCAACGTATTCGGTTGAAAGTACTGGCATGA
- a CDS encoding serine/threonine-protein kinase, producing MVPSTPVIEHPPYRDRQEELPELEVIGGCRILGRIASGATSEVYLGLDLTTGENVAIKVLSHHLARIATHRLRFEREGEIGIRFQHPNLVHYHRSGYEQQRYFIIMEYVPQQSVQDHLDRQGSMALGAATSIILNVARGLEVLHHQKLIHRDVKPGNILLTDDQSAKLGDFGVSRDISNAEGLTAFDQLVGTPYYMPWEQSLNSWVVDERSDLFALGATYYQMVVGALPFPGETIEEVHQRKMDGDFLLPSHLVPGIPRDFDRIIIKLLSRNPAERYSSAAHLIDVLQLSGLQQSLFWEQATDLNSESPTVAITALAADAGAILPNPRKKPELVWYVQYRDSANQPQSIRATKSEMRQKCLAGELPSYFEVSKQPDGPFQKIRFGQNRFIPQSAIPNSYLPKQQFSRILLETILWLFIAIIFTVFAASTLHYIWELR from the coding sequence ATGGTTCCTTCGACTCCCGTGATCGAGCACCCGCCCTATCGTGATCGGCAGGAAGAACTTCCCGAACTGGAAGTGATTGGTGGCTGTCGAATTCTTGGGCGGATTGCATCAGGTGCCACCAGTGAAGTTTACCTGGGGTTGGATTTAACCACAGGTGAGAACGTTGCCATCAAGGTTCTCAGCCATCACCTTGCACGAATTGCCACCCACCGATTACGGTTTGAACGTGAAGGTGAAATCGGAATCCGCTTTCAGCACCCAAATCTGGTACATTACCACCGTTCCGGTTATGAACAACAACGTTATTTCATCATCATGGAGTATGTCCCGCAGCAAAGTGTGCAGGACCACCTCGACCGCCAGGGGAGCATGGCCCTGGGCGCTGCCACTTCGATCATTCTGAATGTTGCTCGCGGGTTGGAAGTCCTCCACCACCAGAAACTAATTCATCGTGATGTGAAACCGGGGAACATTCTTCTGACCGATGATCAATCGGCGAAATTAGGCGACTTTGGCGTCAGCCGCGATATTTCCAACGCAGAAGGGTTGACCGCATTCGACCAGCTAGTCGGCACCCCCTATTACATGCCGTGGGAGCAATCTCTGAATAGCTGGGTCGTGGATGAGCGTAGCGATTTATTTGCTCTGGGTGCTACCTATTATCAGATGGTGGTGGGTGCACTACCCTTCCCAGGAGAAACCATAGAAGAAGTCCATCAGCGGAAAATGGATGGCGATTTCCTGCTGCCTTCCCACTTGGTGCCAGGCATCCCACGTGACTTTGATCGGATTATCATCAAACTTTTGTCCCGTAATCCGGCAGAAAGGTATAGTTCCGCTGCCCATCTGATCGATGTGTTGCAACTTTCAGGTTTGCAGCAATCTTTATTCTGGGAACAGGCAACGGATTTAAATTCCGAATCACCGACGGTGGCTATTACGGCACTGGCCGCCGATGCAGGTGCCATATTGCCAAACCCAAGAAAAAAACCCGAATTAGTCTGGTATGTTCAATATCGGGATTCTGCCAATCAACCGCAATCGATCCGTGCGACCAAAAGCGAAATGCGGCAAAAGTGCCTCGCTGGGGAATTACCCAGCTACTTTGAAGTCAGTAAGCAGCCGGATGGTCCTTTCCAGAAAATCCGTTTTGGCCAAAATCGGTTTATCCCGCAGTCGGCGATACCGAATTCCTATCTTCCGAAGCAACAATTCAGCAGGATCTTGCTGGAAACGATCCTTTGGCTGTTTATTGCGATTATTTTCACTGTTTTTGCTGCATCAACCCTACATTACATCTGGGAACTCCGGTGA
- a CDS encoding IS66 family transposase, with amino-acid sequence MEIESFNSECPGCQQLLKQVHLLQQQLMDQQQIIQQQQKTILALEARIRDLEDKLKPPNKQEPAEKEKLASQKPTGRKRGAQHGHKANLRKPLPPESVDSFIKFVPETCSRCHKSLVGCPNLPEPRIHQQVELPQQPLIVTQYEGHSRKCADCGHTTAMTIPAEYRNHCTGPRLTAALLCMVGQDGLSKRSIERTCKTIFGIDISLGTISNLEAEAIPALDAPYEEAREKVKNADVKGFDETGWKEAGHKRWLWTAIAAKIHIVVFLIHARRNIDALKTFMGEALPGFVSTDRWKVYVKNLPEDSHQLCWAHLKRNWEALSKRSKRATKLVDHWLELHKEIFELWHIFTRDHQISRQTLQQRMKPLKERVRTLLKQGQGSKDQTVAGFCERVAKVERRLWLFVDHEHVPPTNNDAERVQRRAVLWRRRSFGSQSARGCRFAERILTVCETLKLQGRNVLDYLEEAINAHRKGKPAPKLATT; translated from the coding sequence ATGGAAATCGAGTCGTTCAATTCCGAATGTCCTGGGTGCCAGCAATTGCTCAAGCAGGTTCATTTGCTGCAACAACAGCTGATGGATCAGCAACAAATTATTCAGCAACAACAAAAGACAATACTGGCGCTGGAAGCTCGCATTCGTGATCTGGAAGACAAGCTGAAACCGCCTAACAAGCAAGAACCTGCAGAAAAAGAAAAATTAGCTTCCCAAAAGCCGACTGGTCGCAAACGCGGGGCACAACATGGTCACAAGGCAAATCTGCGAAAACCCTTGCCTCCTGAAAGTGTGGACTCCTTTATCAAGTTCGTGCCAGAAACCTGTTCTCGCTGCCACAAATCACTTGTTGGCTGTCCGAATCTACCTGAACCCAGGATTCATCAGCAAGTTGAACTGCCACAGCAGCCTTTAATCGTAACACAATATGAAGGTCATTCCCGGAAATGTGCTGATTGTGGACACACAACGGCGATGACCATTCCTGCCGAGTACCGCAACCATTGCACCGGTCCTCGATTGACAGCTGCTCTGCTATGTATGGTGGGTCAGGATGGATTGAGTAAACGGTCAATCGAACGAACTTGCAAAACGATTTTTGGCATAGACATATCCTTGGGAACCATCAGCAATCTGGAAGCCGAGGCAATTCCGGCATTGGACGCACCTTATGAGGAAGCTCGTGAGAAAGTTAAAAACGCTGATGTAAAGGGGTTTGATGAAACGGGCTGGAAAGAGGCGGGCCACAAACGCTGGTTATGGACAGCGATTGCGGCAAAGATTCATATCGTAGTATTTCTCATTCATGCACGTCGCAATATTGATGCATTGAAAACGTTTATGGGTGAAGCACTCCCTGGATTTGTCAGTACGGATCGCTGGAAGGTATATGTGAAGAACCTTCCTGAAGATAGCCATCAATTATGTTGGGCACATTTGAAACGCAACTGGGAGGCATTGTCCAAACGAAGTAAGCGAGCGACAAAACTCGTGGATCACTGGCTTGAATTACACAAGGAAATATTTGAGCTATGGCATATTTTTACGAGAGATCATCAGATAAGTCGCCAAACATTGCAACAGCGGATGAAACCGTTGAAGGAACGCGTACGCACGCTGCTGAAACAGGGGCAAGGTAGTAAGGACCAAACAGTTGCAGGGTTTTGCGAGAGGGTGGCCAAAGTAGAAAGGCGTTTATGGCTGTTTGTCGACCATGAGCATGTTCCGCCAACGAATAATGATGCGGAGCGTGTACAACGTCGCGCTGTGTTGTGGCGGCGACGCAGCTTTGGTTCTCAAAGTGCTCGTGGCTGTCGGTTCGCAGAGCGAATCCTGACGGTATGTGAAACATTGAAACTACAGGGGAGAAACGTATTAGATTATCTGGAAGAAGCGATCAACGCACACCGGAAAGGCAAACCTGCACCGAAACTTGCAACAACATAA
- a CDS encoding DUF6263 family protein, translated as MPRYRLFAISTLLLSVLTITFAQEKKDPPVDPKTPPEKKEPVPAPAGPSLTWKFTKDVPIFQELTTTTEQNITVQGLNVGQNQSQTFWFKFHPLKQEAEKWTVKQSIEGLKMKIEIAGSPINYDSTNEGGATGASNALNEFFKGLKGSEFTLTINKDFAVEKIEGREELIKKLSTANKTLEPLLNRILGEESMKQMADPTFGIVPKEAKKVGESWERKVLLELGPLGSYDNTYKYTYEKQDGDIASIKVDVNLAYKAPPATEQGSELPFKIKDAKLPANSAATNGGVIKFNTKTGMIETAEVTVNLAGTLTLEISGSNTVVELKQKQTTTIKNSPNSLMPAPAKK; from the coding sequence GTGCCAAGATATCGGTTGTTTGCAATCAGTACATTGCTGTTGTCGGTGCTGACGATTACTTTCGCACAGGAGAAGAAGGATCCACCTGTAGATCCCAAAACACCTCCTGAGAAAAAAGAACCCGTTCCAGCACCTGCGGGTCCATCGTTGACCTGGAAATTCACCAAAGATGTTCCTATTTTCCAGGAATTAACCACGACTACCGAACAGAACATTACCGTGCAGGGCCTGAATGTTGGCCAAAACCAGTCCCAAACCTTTTGGTTCAAGTTTCATCCTTTAAAACAAGAAGCAGAAAAATGGACCGTCAAGCAATCGATTGAAGGCTTGAAAATGAAGATTGAAATTGCTGGTTCACCGATCAACTATGACTCCACCAATGAAGGCGGTGCCACTGGTGCCAGCAACGCGCTGAACGAATTTTTCAAAGGCTTGAAAGGTTCCGAGTTCACTTTGACGATCAACAAAGATTTCGCTGTTGAAAAAATTGAAGGTCGCGAAGAGTTGATCAAGAAACTTTCGACTGCAAACAAAACACTGGAACCACTGCTGAACCGAATTCTGGGTGAAGAGTCGATGAAGCAAATGGCTGATCCCACTTTTGGTATCGTTCCGAAAGAAGCCAAGAAAGTTGGTGAGTCCTGGGAACGGAAAGTTCTGCTGGAACTGGGACCATTGGGCAGCTACGACAACACTTACAAGTACACCTATGAAAAGCAGGATGGCGACATTGCTTCGATTAAAGTTGATGTGAACCTTGCTTACAAAGCACCACCCGCAACCGAACAGGGAAGCGAATTGCCATTCAAGATTAAGGATGCCAAACTTCCGGCCAACTCCGCCGCAACGAACGGTGGGGTGATTAAGTTCAACACCAAAACCGGTATGATTGAAACTGCAGAAGTTACTGTAAACCTGGCTGGCACCCTGACGCTGGAAATCAGTGGCAGCAACACCGTTGTGGAATTGAAGCAAAAGCAAACCACCACGATCAAGAATTCTCCTAACTCGCTGATGCCAGCACCTGCCAAAAAATAA